TGGGGATGGAGACGGTCGGCCGCGCGGCGTCGCTGCCCTCGGGGGCGTTGTCGTTCACATGCGCCGGGATCGTCGGCAGAACCGGATCGGGGATGCCCTTGCGGGCGCGGTATTCGGCGCTGTGCAGCGCGTTCACCTCGGCCTGCCGCCGCTTCAGGTAGAAATCGCGCGTGGCGACATAAGGATCGGCGGCGGCGCGGCTGGCGGTAATCTGCTCGTCGAATTCGACGCGGTCGTTCAGCGACTTCACCGTGCCCGTGCCGATGGCGTAGACCGGCTTGTTGAACGGGCTGCCGAAAATGGTCGGCACGATGGAAAGGTCCAGCACGCGGCCCACCAGATCGCGCGCCGTCGTCGGGCCCAGCACCGGCAGGAACAGGTAAGGCCCGTTACCGATGCCGTGATAGGCGAACGTGTTGGCGAAACCGTTCTGGCGATAGGGAAGGTGAAAAGGCTTGCGTTTGGCCATGTCGAACAGCCCCGCGACGCCGATGGTGCTGTTGATGCCGAAACGGCCCAGCGTTTCCAGCGCCTTGCCCGGCTTGAACTGGAGCAGGTAGTTCACGAAAACGATCGGCTCGGCCAAGTTGATGAGC
The DNA window shown above is from Novosphingobium sp. P6W and carries:
- a CDS encoding VacJ family lipoprotein; this encodes MSTITLAMMLASVGPTSQDDGNTIAVREAPMLALAEQTVPVPTLPSDVDARLGEEPAPVLPEAQAGTATPPADAPAGAPAGVSAPAEGENVIIVNASPRHIRADPLSAINVATFAAVNAVDKAVVAPVAGNYEKIVPKPVRNGLRNVLINLAEPIVFVNYLLQFKPGKALETLGRFGINSTIGVAGLFDMAKRKPFHLPYRQNGFANTFAYHGIGNGPYLFLPVLGPTTARDLVGRVLDLSIVPTIFGSPFNKPVYAIGTGTVKSLNDRVEFDEQITASRAAADPYVATRDFYLKRRQAEVNALHSAEYRARKGIPDPVLPTIPAHVNDNAPEGSDAARPTVSIPSSTGMAPAAPAPEAPVSGTPALPPVPETVPAP